The DNA region CCCCGCCCCGCCCACGATCCAGCCGCGCCGGCGGTCGGCGAAGTGCACCGAGAAGAGGGCCTCCTTGCCGCCCCCCTTCTGCACCTGCCAGCTCGCGCCGCCGTCGGGGGTGTAGCGAATCACGCCGGGGAAGCCGACCACCCAGGCTTCGCGTCCGACGAAGGCCACGTCGTAGAGGCGGTCGCGCCGCGTCAGGCTCTCGCTGACCGCGGCCGGCGGTGCGTCGGTACGTCCCACGCCCGTCGTGGCCACGCTCGCGCCCACCGCGAGCGCGCCGAGCACCAGCCACGAGCTGCGGGGACGCCAGGCCATCGCGGAGCTATTTGCCCATCTTGAGGAGCGACTCCTTGGTGAAGCGCGCGGGCTTGAGCCCGACGTTGGCCTTGAAGTCGTAGGAGGGGAAGGCCGTCGCGTGTTCGGCCTGCAGGTCCACCGTCAGCGAGGTGCCGATTCCAAGGGGATAGAGGTCCATGTTGCTCGACGCGTTGTAGGCGTTGATCAGCACCTTCCAGAGCTTCCCCTTGCGGTCGTAGGACTCCTTGATCGGGATGTAGTAGGTCTCGGCGTCCACGTAGAAGGTCATCTTGCTGTACGGGTAGCCCTTGAGCCGGGGCGTCGCCTCGACCACGTAGACCGGTCGCGGCTCCCACTGCAGCTTCGGATTCCAGTGCGGCGCGGTCTTGAAGTCGAAGACCTTGTCGCGCGCCTCCTTGCCGAGGGGCACGCCGGCATGGATCGGCGCGAGGATCGTCTTCTTGCCGACGATCTTCCACTCCATCCACTCGGGGTAGCCCATGTAGCCGCGCACGTCCTCGTAGAGCATGTCCGTCGAGTTCCAGGCCTCGCCGGTGCTGCCGATCTTCATCTGCACCGCGCGCTTCATGTTGGGCATGTAGACCCAGCCCTCCTGGTCCTCGGGCTTCACGTAGCGGCGGTAGACGGCGCCGAAGCCCCGCTTGTCGTAGGGCTGGATGGCGTAGGTCATCGACAGGTACTGGATCCCCTGCGCCTCGAGGTCCTTGTAGGCCGGACGCGGCTTGAGGTCGGTGCGATTCAGGGTGCGAATGATGTACTCCCAGACCCACTCTTCCCAGCGTTCCACCCCGCGCTTGGCGCTGATCCAGTACACGCCGTAGTGGAAGGTCCCGTCGTCGCCGTTGTAGGCGTACTGATAGTTCCACGCCACCTCCGTGCCGTTGCGCGGCTTCGGGAAGGGCAGGCCCGCCACGTAGCCCTTCAGGCCCTGCTCGCGCGGGCTCCCCTGGACGAGCTGCGCGCGACCGCGAAACTTGTTCGTGGCCCAGATGTACGACCTCGAGGGGTGCACCCGCTCGTAGGGGCGGGTCCAGAGGCGCAGCTTGTACTTGCTCATGAGGAGCTGGATGCTCGGTGGGAGCAGCGACTTGAGCGCACCCACCTCGGCCTCGCCGGCAACCGCTCCCGGCTTGAACCCCGCGGGGGTCGCGTCGGGCTTGAAGCCCACCATCTCGGTCCAGTTGTCCTTCGTGATCTCCTCGGCCTCGGCGGGTGACGCCGCGACCAGCAGGGCCGAGCAACCCAGCGTCCCGAGGAGAATGCCGCGTAGGAGCCTCATCGTGCCCTCCCTTGGCTAGAACTGGTAGCTGGCGGCGAGGTTCACCTCGTCGCGATCGCGGAACAGGCCGAGCCCCTTGTAGGCGTCCTGGCCGAAGAAGGCGGTGTAGGTCAGCGCGGCGCGCATGCTGGTGCCGAGCACCAGCCCGAGCCGCAGGCTGAGGAAACCGCTGTGAGCGCCCCCCTGCGGCAGATAGCCGCCGCTGACGCTGGGCACCAGCAGGCCGTGCAGGTACGAGGTCATGATTGCCCCGCCGATCGTCATCGAGTGGCGTGAGACCCGCGTGCTGTCGTAGCCGGCCGCCGCGACCATCCGTTCTTTCTCGTCGTAGTCGAGGATGATCGAGTGCAGGAACTGGGCGACGAGCATGAAGGTCTGGTTCGGGTTGAGCCAGCGGATGAAGGTCGGTCGCATGAGCTGCACCCCGTAGGAGAGGAGGTGCTTCTGGAAGGTGGGCAGGCGGGTGTAGAGGTCCTTGCCCACCTCGAAGTTGTCGGTGACGAGCTCGCCGGCAGGGACCGAGGCGCCCGAGAAGACCCCGTTCGGCGTGTACGAGGCTTCGAGGCGGGCCACGGTGCTCACGGGCGCCTTGAACAGGTATTCCAGGCTGAAGCCCGTGATGTGCTGGCGCGGGAACTCGAGCATCACGTCCACGTCCGATTCGAGCGCGCCGCGGGCCTTGTCCCAGCGCTGGTAGAAGCCGGTGGCGATGGGGGGCGAGAGGAGGTGCGTCCAGTAGTAGACGAGGGAATAGGAGAAGCTGCCCAGCGTACCGAGCCAGCGCACGCCGAGGCGGGTGTCCTCGATGTCGCCCCCCGGGTAGAGGGGGGTCTTGCGCTTGATCTTGAAGGAGCTCTTGAAGTCGCGCGGGCCGGCGCTCGGGAGGCCCCACGCGCCGACGAAGGTGAGCGGCACCGAGACGGTGCTCTCGGCCCGGTCGATCATCGGCACCCAGACGAACTCGAGGCTGCCCGCGAGCGGACGGACGTCGAGCATCGCCTTCAGGATGGTGAGCGGGATGCGCTGGTCGCGCGCCTGCTCGAGGTTCGCGAAGTGCCAGGTGGCGTTCGTGGGGTTGATGATGTCGAGGAGCCGGTACTGCCCCAGGTCGCCCCAGGCCACCTGCTGGCGGCCGATACGGATGTTGATCCACGGGGCCGGGTTGATGTCCACGTAGAGCTCGCGGACGTCGAGCTCGTTGTAGTACTTGTCCATCACCCAGGCCGAGGGCTCGCCGGCGGCCGCCCCGTCGGGAGGTGCGGCGTGCACCTCGTCGGCCTTGAGGCGCAGGCTGCGTACGCCGCGAAGCACGAAGTGCACCGAGGCGTAGCGCGAGGGATTGAAGTCCCCCTCGAGCTGCAGGGTGCCGCGCAGCATCGAGAGCTTGCCCGCCAGGTCGCCGTGGTCGACCCAGTACTCGTCCCCGTCCTTGTCCAGCTCCTTGCGGTTCTTGTGCTGGGGGTCGGTGAAGAGGCCCACCTGCCCCTGGATGAAACCGTTCAGGACGAAGAGCGGGGGCCTGGTCGGCTCCTGCTGCGCGGTCTCCTCGGGGGCGATCGCCTCGGGAGCGCCTCCGAAGAGGTCTCCGTCGTCGCTGGCCGGGGCGGGGTGGGCCGCGGCGGGAGCCGAGGGCTTGCGCGCCGCGGGGGCGGGTGCGGGGCGGGCCGACGGCTGCGACGCGGGCTGGGTGGCGGCTGGCGTGGTGGGTTGGGTCGCCGGCGGATCGGTCGGCTGAGCCGCGGCCGAGGGCGAGCGAAGCGCAAGGACAACCAGGGCTGCTGCGTGCAGCGTTCGGCGGATCACGCGTCCCTCCTAGAGTGCAGCTTGGTCAATTTCCGTCCCGGCCGACGGGGGTCGTCAGGGCGTGCAGCCGCAGGAGGCCGGCGTGGGATTCTTCGTGATCGACGGCTTGGCGTAGATATTACCGACTGCGATGGCGTCCGCGACCGACCAGAACTTGGTGCTGCCGATCTCCGCGCCCGTGCTGTCGGTGGCCGCGATCGTGACCTGTCCGGGGGCGAGGTTGACCGCCACGAAGCGGCCGTTGCCCTGCGTTCCGTTGTTGGCCGTGCACGCCTGCTCGCTGAGCGGGGCGGGCATGCCGCTGGCGGCCTTCATGTAGCGAACGTCCGGAGTCGCGGGGGTGCTCGCCACCTTGGCGCAACCGACGCCCTCCTCGGTGCCCTTGCCGTCCACCCAGTAGATCGCGCCGGCGACGACGCTCTTTCCCGGCTGCGCGGCGAGGCCCGCGAGGCCAAGGGCGATCTGAAACACGGAGTTCGGCACCACCCAGAGCCGCTCCTCCGTCGTCTCGGCCTTGACGTTCCAGCAGAAGGTGTCCTTGTAGTTGGCGAGAGTCGCCTTGAAGCCGTAGAGCTTGCCCTTGAGCAGGCCGGCGAAGGTGACCTTGCCGTCGGCGTTCGAGGTCTGCTTGGTGCCGGTCCCCTTGCCGGTGTCGTTGTCGTAGAGCTCGACGGTTACCCCGGGCACGGTCGCGCCGGCCATGCCGAAGCCTTCGATGCGGGCCGTGAAGGTGATCGGCTGCGACGGGCCGTCGGCGGCTCCCGCTTCCTTCGCCGGGCCGGCGTCCGCCGCTGGAGCGGCGTCGCCGGTGACCTTGGCGTCGGCCACGCGAGAGTCGGCCTTCACCGCCCCGTTGTCGCTGCACCCGACTGCGCCGAGCAGCATGAAACTTCCGAAAGCAACCATCGTGAACGTGCCGCGTGCCATCTACGCCCTCCTTGGCCAGGGTCCATAAGCGATATGCGATGAGAAGCCCCCTGATCGCACAGGTCTGGGCTCGGCGTCAACGGACGCCCTTGGGACGGAGCGCGCTTCGCTAGCGCGCGGGGGCGGCGCCGGGGTCGTTTTCCGACGGAGCGCCGTCGGAGGTCTCGGAACCGGGACGGGGATCCGGGCTCGGCGGGGGCGCATCGACGGGAGTGTGAGGCTCGAGCCGGTGGGCGTGAATGAGCGCCGGGATGAGCAGAAAGAAGCCGTAGACGAGCCAGGGTTCGCGCCGACGGCCTTTCGCCTGGGCGATGCGCGCCGGAATCGAGGCGAGGACCAGGTTCAGCGCGACGAACAGCGCGACGACCAGAGCGAGCGGTATGAGCTCCATGACGCTTCCTCCTCCCCGTGCTCCCCTTCCTCCCCGTCCTCCAGCTCCGCGCGGCGACGTCCCGTCACCTCGGTCGCGGATCCTTTCTGAAACATGCTAGCCATCCCGGGTGGGGCGTTTCAAGACCCGAGCGCGGCCGGTGGAAGCAGAGAGGCGGGCGAGGGGGCCCATACAATAGGAGGCGAGCCGATGGAGGTGGCCTTGGAACGCACGCCAGCGCGCAGGACCGG from Deltaproteobacteria bacterium includes:
- a CDS encoding DUF1329 domain-containing protein, which gives rise to MRLLRGILLGTLGCSALLVAASPAEAEEITKDNWTEMVGFKPDATPAGFKPGAVAGEAEVGALKSLLPPSIQLLMSKYKLRLWTRPYERVHPSRSYIWATNKFRGRAQLVQGSPREQGLKGYVAGLPFPKPRNGTEVAWNYQYAYNGDDGTFHYGVYWISAKRGVERWEEWVWEYIIRTLNRTDLKPRPAYKDLEAQGIQYLSMTYAIQPYDKRGFGAVYRRYVKPEDQEGWVYMPNMKRAVQMKIGSTGEAWNSTDMLYEDVRGYMGYPEWMEWKIVGKKTILAPIHAGVPLGKEARDKVFDFKTAPHWNPKLQWEPRPVYVVEATPRLKGYPYSKMTFYVDAETYYIPIKESYDRKGKLWKVLINAYNASSNMDLYPLGIGTSLTVDLQAEHATAFPSYDFKANVGLKPARFTKESLLKMGK
- a CDS encoding carboxypeptidase regulatory-like domain-containing protein, producing the protein MARGTFTMVAFGSFMLLGAVGCSDNGAVKADSRVADAKVTGDAAPAADAGPAKEAGAADGPSQPITFTARIEGFGMAGATVPGVTVELYDNDTGKGTGTKQTSNADGKVTFAGLLKGKLYGFKATLANYKDTFCWNVKAETTEERLWVVPNSVFQIALGLAGLAAQPGKSVVAGAIYWVDGKGTEEGVGCAKVASTPATPDVRYMKAASGMPAPLSEQACTANNGTQGNGRFVAVNLAPGQVTIAATDSTGAEIGSTKFWSVADAIAVGNIYAKPSITKNPTPASCGCTP